atgaaaaatcatgGTGGCCCAGTCAAACAGAGATTGCATCATGATTGTGAATTGCATGAGTCAGAGAAAGACCGGattggttttttgttgttgtctgaaTGTCCAAAATATAGCGAAATGAGATGTGtgtcaaaatgtggaaaatatgtTCCAGATTTTTCTCCTGTCTCCAATTTCAGGAAATTTCCAGTAGTGCTTGgtgaagaggaaaaagactGTGCTTGTTGCTGGCaagtctctctctgcctgctacAAATTCAAAGATAATAccaatttaaacattttcccctatttttttttttcattgtctacATGCTCTACTTCTGCAGTTGTATTTCTTTAACTGTGTCACTGTTTCATTCTGACTTTTCCATCTCTGATGTTCTTTAATGTGACAGGCAAATCGCTTTACCATGTACTTAAATGCTGAAAGGCTTACTTGAATTGAACTGCATgggcacagaaagagagagagacagagtaataaagaaagagaaggtGGAGACAAACTGTATGCTGtatggaaagagggagagataggaGAAatatgcagacagacagcaggaggcTATCACAGGGAGACTATCACAGGCTTCATCAAACTGACCTGTGACATGATTAGGAGATGGCAGGACAAGGACGCCGTTTGTGCTTTGATCCGTTCTCTCATGGGAAACTCATGGGAACTCTCACCacatcacacactctgactcTTGGTTTCTAACAAGCTCAATCAAGATGCTGCAAAGATATTAGAGAATGTCCACTTCTGGGAACAAGCCCCCCTTTGGTGGAAGAGATTCAGTGAAAGCgtgtggattaaaaaaaaaaaaaaaaaaaacccgttTTGTTCATGACGGGACATGAAACGACACACTGAATAGTTACAAAGCAGCACTATGGTTTGTCCTTTGATCTCACCTCTGTCCTGGGTAGTCTATTGTTTGTCTAAGAGAGGATTAGGGTGACCAAATTGGAGCTTCTCCCTCTACCACTGCTGGAACACACACTGGTGAGGATGGTGCGCCTCcttgtgacaaaacaaaatatgatatGAACTGAAGACAAGACTTGATTTGTACAAATTGACAAAGTTCCCTTTTATTAGGAGATGAAGAACCTCACTGTTTCAGAATGGCCTGATTTTGGCTCTTGatggtaaaaacaaacaaaaaaaacaacagagatttCATTCTCCTTTGaaattgactttattgatgacaTATCAGCTCCACAATATAGAAAAAAGAATatccaaaaaagaaagactgatttgtttgatttttgagaGTGTAAACATGCTGTCAGTCATGGAAGCTAGACAGAGCACAAAATGACTGCACCTCCATAGAAAAATTAAGAATTAGTGACCAAAATATGGGTCAGCATTTTTATTACTGACACAGATTCCAAAAATAACAGAGAAGAAACGTTTTCCAATGCTTATCAAACATAACATCATTGATATTTCCCACAGCAGCTGTTTAAATATGATAGCAAAAAAATACTTATTAAATGCAACATTACATTGTACTTGGTATAATAACAAAATCACAAACTATGTAAGCTGGTAAAGATACAGAAAATCTAGGTCGGCTTTGACAAATATCATGAAGATTTAAGGATAAAGTAATAGTGCTTTTTAGTAGATGGTTTCTGGGTTTTGTGGTTGTGCGTTAAAAGCTCATGTAAAACTCTTTTGCCCTCTAGTGGTGGAACATTTCCATTGAAGAACTCGTGCACCCCCAGTCCCGTTACATGTGCTCTGGGTGGCTCTGCAGACAGGTGATGAACTCTTTCACTTCCTTGCCCTCAAAGCAGATCTGGTAGACTGCGGTGAACAGTGGAAACCTGCAGGTGAAAAACAGACATTCATAATTAATACTATCTGTAATAGGAAAAGTAAAATTGGTAAAACTGGAGGAGCAAAAATGTTATGTTTGATGTTCGCACTCCACAAACTACAAGCTCAGGCTGCACAAGGAAGGACTAATTGTAAATAGTGGCATTTAAGAAGTATTTATTCATGCTGATTTCATTTAGAATATCTTCTATTGTTGAGAATACACCCATAagtgcagtaaaataataatcttcCTCAAATAATCAAGGCGAATAGCTGTCCATAATAATCCCAATCAGAATATCTAGCAATGGAATCAAGATacaaaaattaatgaaataacaacaatgaATTGGCTGAAAGAAACAGTGCCTGATAATGGTTTCATTTTCCCCTTCCATATGTTAAAGGCTGGCTTAAGATCAGGAAATGGAAGGAGGTTCAGCGTCTTCCTGCAGGGAACACTGGCTGTCGCATGAAGGAAATGTACTCACTGGTTGACCATGTCTCTCTTCAGCAGGATCTTGTACACCTCAGCCGAAGTCTGTGGACCTTGCAGCTTCTGGCCGTTGAGCATCTCCGCCTCCAACTCGGCAATCGACTGGGGaaacatgaacatgcacacCATGTAAATGTTGTTCAGTGATGCTGTGACAGCTTTTTTATCTCCCTGTATTCACTCTTCAGCTCTTCAGTTAGCCCTTTGGTCCAACTTATCGTTTAAGTGGCAAGAACACAGAGCCTAAAATTATTCATGTGCCCCAGTATAGGTGATGTGACCTGATCTATTTCACTGCATAGAAACTGCATATTTGACCCCATTTTTAGCTCTAGTTACAACCAACTACCTTCATCTGCTatgaaaacagggaaaaaactcaggttcttcaaaacaaaaagagtaTATTAATTCTGTATCATGCACCAAATTAATTTTCCCAATGTTCTGCACAAAATATCATTCAAACTTATTTGCCAAAAAGTAAGTTCTCACTTGCTCACTTTGGAGATAGTGCTAGTTGCTTACCATCAAACATTAGAGTGTGTGCTCAAGTGTTGGCAAGGTGCAACAGAGCTTTTTTAATCTACCATGCAAACACAGATGATTTTGAATCTCTCCATCTGACTCACCTTGGCTGTTTTGACGAAGGCCTCGGCGACTCTGCGGTTTCGTCCTCCGTAGCAGGTGGTGATGAGGTCAGCCACGCCGCAGCTCTCCAGGAAGGTGTCGGAGCTCACCTGGCCCTTGCAGAACATCTTGGCGAAGGCGACCATCTCCATCAGACCGAGCCTGATCACCGCCGCCTTAGTGTTGTCCCCAAAACCCAGGCCATCGCAGAATCCAGCACCCACCGCTACAATGTTCTGACAAGAATGAGCGATGagatacaaactgaactgtggcTTGCTGCAACAGGAGCATGCTTAGGACACTGAGACCGAGCGTGGAATGAACACATAAATAGAGAAGATTCAAgatgttcaatgtttcagtcaAACAACCTCCCCGACATTACAAGGAATAGAGCTGATATCGATCATTACACCTCCATTCTTAATTTGGATTACCAACTTCaaagtttaattctgttttatgCCATATGAATCACATACTCGGAATCCTTTGAACGAGGATTTCATGGAAACAAAATTACACTTTCTTGCATATTTTCAGCCAATGAAAAACAAGGCTTACATACATACGTTGTATATttcattataacattattacattatcatcATAATTCACAATACCTTGAGAGCTCCACACAACTCCACTGTGTCACTCTCCTGCACAACAGTGATGCGGAAGTTGGGAGTCTGCAGCAGCTCTTTGAAGATGAGGCCATTGGCTTCATTTTTTGACCCTGTGTTGAATGcaggtcattaaaaaaaaaaaaaaaaaaaaaaaaaaaaaaacagcattcaaGCACTGACTGTTGAAATAGGAAAGTAATACAATAAGCTCTAGTTATAGTCTGTTTTAATGGCCATCCTCTTTCCATTCTAACTGCCTTCTGCACGCAGGTAAGAAGAATGAGACAAAGATCAAATCACGGAAATCATTTCTGCCAAATTGAATGCTAAAATCTGGCTCCGGTGTTGACAATGAAAACAGTGTCTCACCGATGGTGGTTTCACAGAACTTCTCATCTGCCACCTCATTAGCGATGTTGGCCCCCATCAGGACGCTGACTTCAATCTCCAGCTTCTCTCTGATGATATCTGAAATGAGCTTCAGTCCCTCTGGTCCTTCATCGATACCCTGGATGGTGACAAGCAAGGAAAAAGAACTCCTGGTCAACATACGCAACATTTAATGCCAAAACTTTACACAATTCCAGTTATTTGCGGTTGATTTCAACTACGGGGAGCAGTGGTACCCAATCCAAACCCAGATCTCAATAACCGCCTATCCTCCAAAGTTtgtgttccagctctactcctGCACCTCTGATCCAATTACCAGTGATGCACCGTTATATTGGCATACAACTGGAAATGGCTGATATCAGCTTTAGCAAGAGATGTCAACActgtttgatgttatttttgctGTCGATATTTGCCCAGTTGTGGAATTGGcacttttgtgacttttttccaAGCAGTGTGTCACTTAATACAACCGCCAAATCAGATACTGAATAAAACTaacaatgttttgtttgaaaaaaaaatcccacatatTGTATATCAGTATCCGTATCAGCTGTTGTAAGTGGAAAGCTATTACATTTTGGTATCGGCCTCCAGAAACACTATCTGTTCATCCCTGTCAAATTACTTTCATTGCTGCCCTGCTCGGGTAGatctgtttctgctgctcaACTGATCAGCATTAAGCCTTTAATTGTTCAGAGAGTGCGAGTGTGGAATAAACCTGTGCAGAAAAAGGACTGGGCTGGGAACCACTTTTAGGATTGGTGCTTTGATGGTGCTTTGAATTCTGGGGAAAATCTGGGTCAGGTGAAACAAAGTGCCTTAATCCCTCAACTGCCTTTGTGGCGCGGCTCACCGGCACAGAGTAGACGACTGTGGTTGCACTGAGTGGCGTTCAAGTGCAACATGTGAGCAACTGTCTTCAGTGTGAAGCaacatgctgcaaaaaaaacaatgttggtAAACCGTCCTTGGATCCATGAAGCTTAAGTATCTTACAAAATGACTTGATAGATATTTTACAATCACAGTTTCAGTGGGGGAATTTCCTCTATATTACGCCACTATAACTCCCATTATGTGTTGGCCTTAGAACAATATGAAGCaagggtgaggtcaggtgactgtATTTCCCCTTTCACTGTCTAGGGCTGACACGGAAAAGCTGAAACCAAGCACTCTGACACAAAAAGTGTGCGAGGAGCTTACTTTGATGAGTGATATCCCGATGGTTCCCTCTGTGATGTGTGGCTTCATCTGATCACAGAGCTTGGCGATGAACTGGTGTGGGATGACAAAGACGAGGACCTTCGCTCCCTTCACTGCCTCAGCGATCTCTGGAACCGCCACCTCAAGAGGAATTAGCAAAGGAGTTAATTCACTGTCTGATGACGATATAAGTGGGTGTTAAATGATTGAATAAAAGGAAATtatgtgattaaaaacattgAGAGCGAGCACATACTAACTATCGGGGAGGgaaattttcatttacattgtTGGATATAATCAGTTTGCGATGATCAGTGCATTCCAGGATAATTTGCTGGTGGAGAAACTCAtacctcttcctcttctacactatttttctctctgtatgatTGCTGAATGTCTGTGCAAAATGGTAGctctcgaaaaaaaaaaaaaaaaaaaaaaaaagcccttgctctttgattgtgaggCGCTGAGGCCAAAACCTGACATTCACGGTTTGGTGTTTTAGGTCGCTGAATGAAATTCAGCTGTCACACTCAACTGTAGCTGTGCTGAAAATATCTCACTGAGATT
The DNA window shown above is from Myripristis murdjan chromosome 2, fMyrMur1.1, whole genome shotgun sequence and carries:
- the LOC115375659 gene encoding glycerol-3-phosphate dehydrogenase 1-like protein; its protein translation is MPGKKVCIVGSGNWGSAIAKIIGHNVKASNRFDPMVNMWVFEEMINGKKLTEIINTEHENVKYLPGHKLPRNVVAVPEIAEAVKGAKVLVFVIPHQFIAKLCDQMKPHITEGTIGISLIKGIDEGPEGLKLISDIIREKLEIEVSVLMGANIANEVADEKFCETTIGSKNEANGLIFKELLQTPNFRITVVQESDTVELCGALKNIVAVGAGFCDGLGFGDNTKAAVIRLGLMEMVAFAKMFCKGQVSSDTFLESCGVADLITTCYGGRNRRVAEAFVKTAKSIAELEAEMLNGQKLQGPQTSAEVYKILLKRDMVNQFPLFTAVYQICFEGKEVKEFITCLQSHPEHM